One region of Oxalobacteraceae bacterium OTU3CAMAD1 genomic DNA includes:
- the pip gene encoding prolyl aminopeptidase: MFDPSTPLFPPILPTRHGMLAVDDLHTIYWEEVGNPDGIPVIFLHGGPGAGLSPQHRRFFDPEQYRVILFDQRGAGKSLPLGECRDNTTQLLIGDIERLRALFGIEQWLVFGGSWGSTLALAYGQAHPERCLGFVLRGIFLCTQAEIDWFLYGAQWFHPEVYEEFIAPIPLAERGNLLKAYVDRIMSDDPEVYWPAVRAWSRFEGRRVFLLPQPDEPPSDTLDLGVGRLESHYMANLGFFGEDQLIRDMDRIAHLPAVIVQGRYDVICPPSSAWRLREAWPGAVLHMIPDAGHGAMEKGIARALVGATEQFKRSRAFVAIV; encoded by the coding sequence ATGTTCGACCCATCCACCCCTCTTTTTCCGCCCATCCTGCCGACCCGGCACGGCATGCTGGCGGTCGACGACCTGCACACCATCTATTGGGAGGAGGTCGGCAATCCGGACGGCATCCCGGTCATCTTCCTGCATGGCGGCCCGGGCGCCGGCCTGTCGCCGCAGCACCGCCGCTTCTTCGACCCGGAACAGTACCGCGTGATCCTGTTCGACCAGCGCGGCGCCGGCAAGTCGCTGCCGCTGGGCGAGTGCCGCGACAACACCACCCAGCTGCTGATCGGGGACATCGAACGCCTGCGCGCGCTGTTCGGCATCGAGCAATGGCTGGTGTTCGGCGGTTCGTGGGGCTCGACCCTGGCGCTGGCCTATGGCCAGGCGCATCCCGAGCGCTGCCTGGGCTTCGTGCTGCGCGGGATCTTCCTGTGCACGCAGGCGGAAATCGACTGGTTCCTGTACGGCGCGCAGTGGTTCCACCCCGAGGTGTACGAGGAGTTCATCGCGCCGATCCCGCTGGCGGAGCGCGGCAACCTGCTCAAAGCCTATGTGGACCGCATCATGAGCGACGACCCGGAGGTTTACTGGCCGGCGGTGCGCGCGTGGAGCCGTTTCGAGGGCCGCCGCGTGTTCCTGCTGCCGCAGCCGGACGAACCGCCGTCCGACACGCTCGATCTGGGCGTGGGACGTCTGGAATCGCACTACATGGCCAACCTGGGTTTCTTCGGCGAGGACCAGTTGATCCGCGATATGGACCGCATCGCCCACCTGCCGGCGGTGATCGTGCAGGGCCGCTACGATGTGATTTGCCCGCCGTCGTCGGCCTGGCGCCTGCGCGAAGCGTGGCCCGGCGCGGTGCTGCACATGATTCCCGACGCAGGCCACGGCGCGATGGAAAAGGGGATCGCGCGCGCGCTGGTCGGCGCGACCGAACAGTTCAAACGCAGTCGCGCGTTTGTCGCAATTGTCTAG
- a CDS encoding DUF2721 domain-containing protein gives MNLQIGDIGHIIQLAIAPVFLLTGVCTNLMVLTNRLARIIDRSRVLEDRLDIGYSDVYLNELDVLYRRSHLINASITLSTACGLLICLVIAMLFLGDITNTPLDKYIAGMFVVAMVALIGSFCYLLREIFIASAAMRSHRHVRRAPVK, from the coding sequence ATGAATCTTCAGATCGGCGATATCGGCCACATTATCCAGCTGGCCATCGCGCCGGTGTTCCTGCTGACGGGCGTGTGCACCAACTTGATGGTGCTGACCAACCGGCTGGCACGCATCATCGACCGTTCGCGGGTGCTGGAGGACCGGCTCGACATCGGTTACAGCGACGTTTATCTCAACGAACTCGACGTCCTCTACCGGCGATCGCACCTGATCAATGCCTCGATCACCCTGTCGACCGCCTGCGGCCTGCTGATTTGCCTGGTCATCGCGATGCTGTTTTTGGGCGACATCACCAACACCCCGCTGGACAAATACATCGCCGGCATGTTCGTGGTGGCGATGGTGGCGCTGATCGGCAGCTTCTGCTACCTGCTGCGCGAGATCTTCATCGCCTCGGCGGCGATGCGCTCGCACCGCCACGTGCGCCGCGCTCCGGTCAAATAA
- a CDS encoding SRPBCC family protein encodes MRFLLFLLLGVTAPVVTAQAPKLELPKLEVSVNRVDADAQHMYEVDATATVAAPLPKVWRVLTGYERMSEFVPDLESCKVLSRNGNEVIIEQFGVARFLFMSKAIHLIVRATEQPMSSIDISLISGDMKHYESKWELIPVPETGGTKIVYSGRLVPNFYVPGILGAKMIRNDIEHMMSAVVARIERRDDAPKRGGVQATPAVPVMPPAPAQTPTPANQAR; translated from the coding sequence ATGCGATTCCTTCTGTTTTTGTTGTTAGGTGTGACTGCCCCGGTGGTGACGGCACAAGCACCGAAGCTTGAACTACCCAAGCTGGAGGTCTCGGTCAATCGCGTGGACGCCGATGCGCAGCACATGTACGAAGTGGACGCCACCGCGACGGTGGCGGCGCCACTGCCGAAGGTATGGCGCGTGCTGACAGGCTATGAGCGCATGTCCGAATTCGTGCCGGACCTGGAATCGTGCAAGGTCCTGTCACGCAACGGTAATGAAGTGATCATCGAACAATTCGGCGTGGCGCGCTTTCTGTTCATGTCCAAGGCCATCCACCTGATCGTGCGGGCGACCGAGCAGCCGATGTCGTCGATCGATATCTCGCTGATATCGGGCGACATGAAGCACTACGAATCGAAATGGGAATTGATACCGGTGCCCGAAACGGGCGGCACCAAAATCGTCTACAGCGGCCGGTTGGTGCCGAACTTCTATGTGCCCGGCATCCTGGGCGCGAAGATGATACGCAACGATATCGAACACATGATGAGCGCCGTCGTGGCGCGCATCGAACGGCGCGACGATGCGCCCAAACGCGGCGGCGTGCAGGCCACGCCGGCCGTTCCCGTCATGCCGCCCGCGCCGGCACAAACGCCGACGCCGGCCAATCAGGCCAGGTAG
- a CDS encoding NADPH-dependent 2,4-dienoyl-CoA reductase has product MTNTPYPHLLAPLDLGFTTLRNRVVMGSMHTGLEDRFYNYGKLAAFYRERARGGVGLIVTGGISPNRSGWLLPFGGTLNFKGDVHNHRRVTSAVHEEGGKILMQILHAGRYGYQPFVVSASDKKSPISPFKPRALTEAGIEGTIRDYARCAKLAREAGYDGIEVMGSEGYLLNQFLCARTNLRTDRWGGSIENRMRLPVEIVKRIRAEVGHDFIIMYRHSLLDLVDGGNTWEDVVAVAKALQHAGVTILNSGYGWHEARVPTIVTSVPRAAFAGIAGRLRLEVTIPVVASNRINMPAEAEGILQRGDADMISMARPFLADSHFVAKAAQGKADEINTCIGCNQACLDHTFSNKRASCLVNPRACHETELVYAKTAKPRRVAVVGAGPAGLSAATVAAECGHDVTLFDSSDSVGGQFKIAMQIPGKEEFAETIRYFRRQIDLTGVKLRLGVRVTREQLVAEGYDEVVVATGIKVRRPPIEGIDHPKVLSYIDVLQNKAPVGKRVAIIGAGGIGFDVGEYLLHDPKHPLPLALDVWAKEWGVGLKGDTPGGLVAPETPEPVRQLYLLQRKTSKLGAGLGKTSGWVHRAVLARNGVVMIAGVQYDRIDDQGLHITVGGEQRLLSVDNVVVCAGQDSLTELMPSEEEVKANPSWPRFRKIGGAALAAELDAKRAIKEGAELAASL; this is encoded by the coding sequence ATGACAAACACACCATACCCCCACCTGCTCGCGCCCCTCGACCTGGGATTCACCACGCTGCGCAACCGCGTCGTCATGGGATCGATGCACACCGGTCTTGAAGACCGCTTCTACAACTACGGCAAGCTCGCAGCGTTCTATCGGGAGCGCGCGCGCGGCGGCGTGGGGCTGATCGTCACCGGCGGTATCTCTCCCAACCGCTCCGGATGGTTGCTGCCCTTCGGCGGAACGCTCAACTTCAAGGGCGACGTGCACAATCACCGCCGCGTCACCAGCGCGGTGCACGAGGAGGGCGGCAAGATCCTGATGCAGATCCTGCACGCGGGCCGCTACGGGTATCAGCCGTTCGTGGTGTCGGCGTCGGACAAGAAATCGCCGATCTCGCCGTTCAAGCCGCGCGCGCTGACGGAGGCCGGCATCGAGGGAACGATACGCGATTACGCCCGCTGTGCGAAGCTGGCGCGCGAGGCCGGCTACGACGGCATCGAGGTGATGGGCAGCGAAGGCTATCTGCTCAACCAGTTCCTGTGCGCGCGCACCAACCTGCGCACCGACCGCTGGGGCGGCAGCATCGAGAACCGCATGCGGCTGCCGGTGGAAATCGTCAAACGCATCCGCGCCGAAGTCGGTCATGACTTCATCATCATGTACCGCCACTCGCTGCTCGACCTGGTCGACGGCGGCAACACCTGGGAGGACGTGGTGGCCGTGGCCAAGGCGCTGCAGCACGCCGGCGTCACTATCCTCAACAGCGGCTACGGCTGGCACGAGGCGCGGGTGCCGACCATCGTCACGTCGGTGCCGCGCGCGGCCTTCGCCGGCATCGCCGGTCGCCTGCGGCTGGAGGTGACGATACCGGTGGTGGCGTCGAACCGCATCAACATGCCGGCCGAGGCGGAAGGTATCCTGCAACGCGGGGACGCCGACATGATATCGATGGCGCGGCCCTTCCTGGCCGATTCGCACTTTGTCGCCAAGGCGGCGCAGGGCAAGGCCGACGAGATCAACACCTGCATCGGCTGCAACCAGGCCTGCCTCGATCACACCTTCTCCAACAAGCGCGCCAGCTGCCTGGTCAACCCGCGCGCCTGCCACGAAACGGAACTGGTGTACGCGAAGACGGCCAAGCCGCGCCGCGTGGCGGTGGTCGGCGCCGGGCCGGCGGGACTGTCGGCGGCGACGGTGGCGGCCGAATGCGGCCACGATGTCACCCTGTTCGATTCCAGCGACAGCGTTGGCGGCCAGTTCAAGATCGCCATGCAAATCCCGGGCAAGGAGGAATTCGCTGAGACCATACGCTACTTCCGCCGCCAGATCGATTTGACCGGCGTAAAGCTCAGGCTGGGCGTGCGCGTCACGCGCGAGCAGTTGGTCGCGGAAGGCTACGACGAGGTGGTGGTCGCCACCGGCATCAAGGTGCGCCGCCCGCCGATCGAAGGCATCGATCATCCGAAAGTGCTGTCGTATATCGACGTCTTGCAGAACAAGGCGCCGGTGGGCAAGCGCGTGGCCATCATCGGCGCCGGCGGCATCGGCTTCGATGTCGGCGAATATCTGCTGCACGATCCGAAGCATCCGCTGCCGCTGGCGCTGGATGTCTGGGCGAAGGAGTGGGGCGTGGGTTTGAAGGGCGATACGCCGGGTGGGCTGGTCGCGCCGGAGACGCCCGAGCCGGTGCGCCAGTTGTATCTGCTCCAGCGCAAGACGTCCAAGCTGGGGGCGGGGCTGGGCAAGACTTCGGGCTGGGTGCATCGCGCCGTCCTCGCGCGCAATGGCGTGGTGATGATCGCCGGCGTGCAGTACGACCGGATCGACGACCAGGGCCTGCACATCACGGTCGGCGGCGAGCAGCGCTTGCTGTCGGTCGATAATGTGGTGGTGTGCGCGGGACAGGACAGCTTGACCGAGTTGATGCCGTCGGAGGAGGAAGTGAAAGCGAATCCGTCGTGGCCGCGCTTCCGCAAGATCGGCGGCGCCGCGCTGGCGGCGGAGCTGGACGCCAAGCGCGCGATCAAGGAAGGCGCGGAGCTGGCTGCCAGTTTGTAA